One segment of Massilia sp. Se16.2.3 DNA contains the following:
- a CDS encoding LysE family translocator, whose product MLAPDQFLAFLLAAILLTASPGPDNLMVLGLGMSKGRRPGMVFGLGCALGCLSHTLLAVVGVSAAIAANPAAFDALRIGGGVYLVWLGIGALRSQGGATASKDVAPHSLRKLFMKGLLANAINPKVVLFFLSLLPQFVVPANGNVPGQMLALGVTFTVQAAVLFGLLGYFAGAIGAWLERQPGAGKWLDRLAGTVFIGLGAKLILSR is encoded by the coding sequence ATGCTCGCACCCGACCAGTTCCTCGCCTTCCTGCTCGCCGCCATCCTGCTCACCGCCTCTCCCGGCCCGGACAACCTGATGGTGCTCGGCCTGGGCATGTCGAAGGGACGCCGACCCGGCATGGTGTTCGGACTGGGATGCGCGCTGGGGTGCCTGAGCCACACGCTGCTGGCCGTGGTCGGCGTCAGCGCGGCGATTGCCGCCAACCCGGCCGCCTTCGACGCGCTGCGCATCGGCGGCGGCGTCTATCTGGTGTGGCTCGGCATCGGCGCGCTGCGCAGCCAGGGCGGCGCTACCGCCAGCAAGGACGTTGCCCCGCACTCGCTGCGCAAGCTGTTCATGAAGGGCCTGCTGGCGAACGCCATCAACCCGAAGGTGGTGCTGTTCTTCCTGTCGCTGCTGCCGCAGTTCGTGGTGCCCGCCAACGGCAACGTGCCGGGCCAGATGCTGGCGCTGGGCGTGACCTTCACCGTGCAGGCGGCGGTCCTGTTCGGCCTGCTCGGCTATTTCGCGGGCGCCATCGGGGCCTGGCTGGAGCGTCAACCAGGTGCCGGCAAGTGGCTCGACCGTCTTGCCGGCACCGTGTTCATCGGGCTTGGCGCCAAGCTGATCCTGTCGCGCTGA
- a CDS encoding peptidylprolyl isomerase: protein MKIAKNTVVSVNYKLSDAQNNLIEEGVQPMVYLHGGYENTLPKIEEHLDGKEVGFTSTLQVEPEDAFGDYDAELVKVEDRKVLPEPLEVGMQFEGMADGAPDEEPLIFTVTEIADDKVVLDGNHPLAGMALRFELSVIDVREATAEEIAHGHVHGAHGHHHGEEEEGGDEGEPGDHFRSQPLH, encoded by the coding sequence ATGAAGATTGCCAAGAACACGGTCGTGTCGGTCAACTACAAACTGTCGGATGCGCAGAACAACCTGATCGAAGAAGGCGTGCAGCCGATGGTCTACCTGCATGGCGGTTACGAGAACACGCTGCCGAAAATCGAAGAACACCTCGACGGCAAGGAAGTCGGCTTCACCTCGACCCTGCAGGTCGAGCCGGAAGACGCATTCGGCGACTACGACGCCGAGCTGGTCAAGGTCGAAGACCGCAAGGTCCTGCCCGAGCCGCTGGAAGTGGGCATGCAGTTCGAGGGCATGGCCGACGGCGCGCCGGACGAAGAGCCGCTGATCTTCACCGTCACCGAAATCGCCGACGACAAGGTCGTGCTGGACGGTAACCACCCGCTGGCCGGCATGGCCCTGCGTTTCGAGCTGTCGGTGATCGACGTGCGCGAAGCCACCGCCGAAGAAATCGCCCACGGCCACGTGCACGGCGCCCACGGTCACCACCATGGTGAAGAGGAAGAGGGCGGCGACGAAGGCGAGCCGGGCGATCATTTCCGTAGCCAGCCGCTGCATTAA
- a CDS encoding PEP-CTERM sorting domain-containing protein produces MSFDDEAANRPGPRISAGVFRPEQALSAFDGMEMYGSWTLYMQDFFPSDPLEYFRARVAITPDANGAVQVPEPATLAMLGPGLCGIGAARRRRAAA; encoded by the coding sequence GTGAGCTTCGACGATGAAGCGGCAAACCGCCCAGGTCCTCGCATCAGCGCCGGCGTGTTCCGGCCCGAGCAGGCGCTGTCGGCCTTCGACGGGATGGAAATGTACGGCAGCTGGACCCTGTACATGCAGGATTTCTTCCCGAGCGATCCGCTCGAATACTTCCGTGCCCGCGTGGCGATTACGCCCGACGCCAACGGCGCCGTCCAGGTGCCGGAGCCGGCGACGCTCGCGATGCTGGGCCCGGGCCTGTGCGGGATCGGCGCGGCACGGCGCAGGCGCGCGGCCGCGTAA
- a CDS encoding CheR family methyltransferase: MYDSTNAPSTPTHPGVVRSNLDFPVVGIGASAGGLPALVQLFENMPAVNDMAFVVILHLSPRHPSSAAAILQRATRMPVIQVSSRVHIERGHVYVIAPNQQMSMMDGLLVVDQLDRPRGKHIAIDMFFRTLAEVHRERAVAIVLSGTGADGAVGLARVKEQGGVTIVQAPIDAEHEGMPAAAILTGAVDFVLPVIEMPQRLIDLWNNARSIELPPVDDGDAPLALTTSPVDTADAEHALRDILAGLLNNTGHDFRHYKRATVLRRVERRMQVRGMRTLPEYRDLLASDAAEHKALLADMLIGVTNFFRDREAFEAVEREIIPELFKDKGPSDEVRVWTAACATGEEAYSLAMLLADQAAQSDHPPSYQVFASDIDDRAIASARSGSFSSAIITDVAPARLRQYFTKEEDRYRIRKSLRDHILFASHNLLRDPPFSRLDLISCRNLLIYLNREVQTRVLQIFHFALKPGGYLFLGSSESAESVSEYFVPVDKKNRIYRARGGMRTVSYQPSSSAAAGARPVETVRSKTTGKRQYSYAELHQRALAQCAPPSAIVDAEGNIVHMSEQAGQFLRLAGGEPSRSLLTLVLPELRLELRSAMYQASQNGNNVDCRPIELHEKPELGTVAMTVRPFRDEEADTDFLLVLFKRAEPAAERTAVSTTYGSHDVVLSQLEAELQRKREQLQETIENSEISTEELRASNEELQAINEELRSATEELETSKEELQSVNEELVTVNYELKVKVEETGKANDDLNNLIASTDIATIFVDSGLRIKRFTPRAADLFSIISTDIGRSLLDLTHRLDYDRLAEDVSATFETLRLVEREVRSTEGRCYIVRLLPYRTNEDRIEGAVMTFFDITARRQAEEQARASEARMRMVAESTDDYAIITLDEEGLVTSWNNGATRLFGWNFQEMEGQSTVRLFAPEDVVAGVPVDELRRARAEGRAGTSAGTCAGTASASTAAA; encoded by the coding sequence ATGTACGATTCCACTAACGCGCCCAGCACGCCCACCCACCCCGGGGTCGTGCGCAGCAACCTCGATTTTCCGGTAGTCGGCATCGGTGCCTCCGCCGGCGGTCTGCCTGCACTGGTGCAGCTGTTCGAAAACATGCCAGCAGTAAACGACATGGCCTTCGTGGTGATCCTGCACCTCTCGCCCAGGCATCCGAGCTCGGCGGCGGCGATCCTGCAGCGTGCCACCCGCATGCCTGTCATTCAAGTCAGTTCGCGCGTCCACATCGAGCGTGGCCACGTGTACGTGATTGCTCCCAACCAGCAGATGTCGATGATGGACGGCTTGCTGGTGGTCGACCAGCTCGACCGGCCGCGCGGCAAGCATATCGCCATCGACATGTTCTTCCGTACCCTGGCCGAAGTGCACCGCGAGCGCGCGGTGGCGATCGTCTTGTCCGGTACCGGTGCCGATGGGGCGGTCGGCCTGGCGCGGGTCAAGGAGCAGGGCGGCGTCACGATCGTGCAGGCGCCGATTGACGCGGAACACGAAGGCATGCCGGCCGCGGCCATTCTCACCGGCGCCGTCGATTTCGTGCTGCCCGTAATCGAGATGCCGCAAAGGCTGATCGACCTGTGGAACAATGCCCGCAGCATCGAGCTGCCGCCGGTGGACGATGGCGACGCGCCGCTCGCGCTGACGACCAGCCCGGTCGATACCGCCGACGCCGAGCACGCCCTGCGCGACATCCTTGCCGGGCTGCTGAACAATACCGGCCACGATTTTCGCCATTACAAGCGCGCTACCGTGCTGCGCCGTGTCGAGCGCCGCATGCAGGTGCGCGGCATGCGCACACTGCCCGAATACCGTGACCTGCTCGCCTCCGACGCCGCCGAGCACAAGGCCCTGCTGGCCGACATGCTGATCGGCGTGACCAATTTCTTCCGCGACCGCGAGGCCTTCGAGGCGGTCGAGCGCGAGATCATTCCGGAACTGTTCAAGGACAAGGGCCCTAGCGACGAGGTGCGTGTCTGGACGGCGGCCTGCGCCACCGGCGAGGAAGCCTATTCGCTGGCGATGCTGCTGGCCGACCAGGCCGCGCAGTCCGACCATCCGCCGAGCTACCAGGTGTTCGCATCGGACATCGACGATCGCGCCATCGCCAGCGCGCGCTCGGGGTCCTTCTCCTCCGCGATCATTACCGACGTGGCGCCGGCGCGCCTGCGCCAGTACTTCACCAAGGAAGAAGACCGCTACCGCATCCGCAAGTCGCTGCGCGACCATATCCTGTTCGCTTCCCACAACCTGCTGCGCGATCCGCCGTTTTCCCGGCTCGACCTGATTTCCTGCCGCAACCTGCTGATCTACCTGAACCGCGAAGTCCAGACCCGCGTACTGCAGATCTTCCATTTCGCGCTGAAACCCGGGGGCTACCTCTTCCTCGGCAGTTCCGAGTCGGCCGAGTCGGTGTCCGAATATTTCGTTCCGGTAGACAAGAAGAACCGGATCTACCGCGCCCGCGGCGGCATGCGCACCGTGAGCTACCAGCCCTCGAGCTCGGCTGCGGCCGGTGCGCGCCCGGTCGAGACGGTCCGTTCCAAGACCACGGGCAAGCGCCAGTATTCCTATGCCGAGCTGCACCAGCGCGCGCTGGCCCAGTGCGCGCCGCCGTCGGCCATCGTCGACGCCGAAGGCAATATCGTGCACATGTCGGAGCAGGCGGGGCAGTTCCTGCGCCTTGCCGGCGGCGAGCCCTCGCGCAGCCTGCTGACCCTGGTGCTGCCGGAACTGCGCCTGGAACTGCGCTCGGCGATGTACCAGGCCTCGCAGAATGGCAACAACGTCGATTGCCGGCCGATCGAATTGCATGAGAAACCCGAGCTTGGCACCGTCGCCATGACGGTGCGGCCCTTCCGTGACGAGGAGGCCGACACCGACTTCCTGCTGGTGCTGTTCAAGCGCGCCGAACCGGCGGCCGAACGCACCGCCGTGTCGACCACGTATGGCAGCCACGACGTGGTGCTGTCCCAGCTCGAAGCGGAACTGCAGCGCAAGCGCGAGCAGTTGCAGGAAACGATAGAGAATTCGGAAATCTCGACCGAGGAATTGCGCGCATCGAACGAGGAACTGCAGGCAATTAACGAAGAGCTGCGTTCGGCCACCGAGGAGCTGGAAACGAGCAAGGAAGAGCTGCAATCGGTCAACGAGGAGCTTGTCACCGTCAACTATGAACTGAAGGTGAAGGTCGAAGAAACCGGCAAGGCCAACGACGACCTGAACAACCTGATCGCCTCCACCGACATCGCCACGATTTTCGTCGACAGCGGCCTGCGCATCAAGCGCTTCACGCCGCGCGCGGCCGACCTGTTCTCGATCATTTCCACCGACATCGGCCGCTCCCTGCTCGACCTGACGCACCGCCTCGACTACGACCGACTGGCCGAGGACGTCAGCGCCACCTTCGAGACGCTGCGCCTGGTCGAGCGCGAGGTGCGCAGCACCGAGGGGCGCTGCTATATCGTGCGCCTGCTGCCCTACCGTACCAACGAAGACCGCATCGAAGGCGCGGTGATGACCTTCTTCGACATCACGGCGCGGCGCCAGGCCGAGGAGCAGGCACGCGCCAGCGAGGCGCGCATGCGCATGGTTGCCGAGAGCACCGACGACTATGCCATCATCACCCTCGATGAGGAGGGACTCGTCACCAGCTGGAACAACGGCGCCACGCGCCTGTTCGGCTGGAACTTCCAGGAGATGGAGGGGCAAAGCACGGTGCGCCTGTTCGCGCCGGAAGACGTGGTCGCCGGCGTGCCGGTCGACGAATTGCGGCGCGCCCGCGCCGAGGGTCGCGCCGGGACGAGCGCTGGCACATGCGCAGGGACGGCAAGCGCGTCTACTGCAGCGGCGTGA
- a CDS encoding response regulator: MQATLNVDWSFSSMTKPRAMPAHGERENEHAQSGSLVRKVMVVDDEEDLANLAEALLSSEGLEVMVANSARDALDLLGQHDDIDAIFSDVMMPGMTGLQLADAVSDMYPRIKVVLTSGYTLPALLADRKRQYLFTPKPYRLETIMKLLRS; encoded by the coding sequence ATGCAGGCTACACTGAATGTCGACTGGTCTTTTTCCAGCATGACGAAGCCACGCGCCATGCCCGCGCATGGCGAGCGAGAGAACGAACACGCCCAGTCCGGCAGCCTGGTCCGCAAGGTGATGGTGGTCGACGACGAGGAAGACCTGGCCAACCTAGCCGAGGCCTTGCTCAGCAGCGAGGGGCTGGAGGTCATGGTCGCCAACTCGGCCAGGGACGCGCTGGACCTGCTCGGGCAACACGACGACATCGACGCCATCTTCTCCGACGTGATGATGCCTGGCATGACGGGGCTGCAGCTGGCCGACGCCGTGAGCGATATGTATCCGCGCATTAAAGTGGTGCTCACTTCCGGCTACACGCTGCCGGCCCTGCTGGCCGACCGCAAGCGCCAATACCTGTTCACGCCCAAGCCCTACCGGCTGGAGACGATCATGAAGCTGCTGCGCAGTTAA
- a CDS encoding cupin domain-containing protein, with protein sequence MKNLPLLGNLTPAQFLRDYWHKKPLLIRNAIPGFKPLLKFDKLVEAAARNHVESRLVTLQDGQWDMQHGPLLELPPRTQREWTLLVQGVNLFDERADALLREFRFLPDVRLDDLMVSYATDGGGVGPHFDSYDVFLLQAHGRRRWKISAQQDLSLVEGLPLKILSNFTPEQEFVLEPGDMLYLPPHYAHDGVAEGECMTYSIGFRSPSYQELGEAFLQFMADSIDLPGRYADPGLQPAKNPAEIPKEMLASVTEELNKVRWDQEDVTIFFGEYMSEPKHNVFFTPPGKPLVVGRFMEAAAKRGLKLSPKTLMLYRGKHVFINGESFAVSRADKPVLDLLANERRLEGAALEQASDDVLEALYTWYQDGWIELG encoded by the coding sequence ATGAAAAATTTACCGCTCCTGGGGAACCTCACCCCCGCCCAGTTCCTGCGCGATTACTGGCACAAGAAGCCACTCTTGATCCGTAACGCCATCCCCGGTTTCAAACCCCTGCTCAAGTTCGACAAGCTGGTCGAAGCCGCCGCCAGGAATCACGTCGAGTCGCGCCTGGTCACCCTGCAGGACGGCCAGTGGGACATGCAGCACGGCCCCTTGCTTGAGCTGCCGCCGCGCACCCAGCGCGAATGGACGCTGCTGGTGCAGGGCGTGAACCTGTTCGACGAACGCGCCGACGCGCTCCTGCGCGAATTCCGCTTCCTGCCCGACGTGCGCCTGGACGACCTGATGGTCAGCTATGCCACCGATGGCGGCGGCGTCGGCCCGCACTTCGATTCCTACGACGTCTTCCTGCTGCAGGCGCACGGCCGCCGCCGCTGGAAGATCAGCGCCCAGCAGGACCTGTCGCTGGTCGAGGGCCTGCCGCTGAAGATTCTGTCGAACTTTACGCCGGAACAGGAATTCGTGCTCGAACCGGGCGACATGCTGTACCTGCCGCCGCACTACGCCCACGACGGCGTGGCCGAGGGCGAATGCATGACCTATTCGATCGGCTTCCGCTCGCCCTCTTACCAGGAACTTGGCGAAGCTTTTCTCCAGTTCATGGCCGACTCGATCGACCTGCCGGGCCGCTATGCCGACCCCGGCCTGCAGCCGGCGAAAAACCCGGCCGAGATCCCGAAGGAGATGCTCGCCAGCGTCACCGAGGAACTCAACAAGGTGCGCTGGGACCAGGAAGACGTGACGATCTTCTTCGGCGAGTACATGTCCGAGCCGAAGCACAACGTCTTCTTCACGCCCCCGGGCAAACCGCTCGTCGTCGGGCGCTTCATGGAGGCTGCCGCCAAGCGCGGCCTGAAGCTGTCGCCCAAGACGCTGATGCTGTATCGCGGCAAGCATGTATTCATCAATGGCGAGTCGTTTGCCGTCAGCCGCGCCGACAAGCCCGTGCTGGACCTGCTGGCGAACGAGCGTCGCCTGGAGGGTGCCGCGCTGGAGCAGGCGTCCGACGATGTACTCGAGGCGCTCTACACCTGGTACCAGGACGGCTGGATCGAACTGGGCTGA
- the cphA gene encoding cyanophycin synthetase codes for MEVSRVRALRGPNLWSHHTSVEAIVACTPDEESIAALPGFETRLRSRFPQLGDLQPQGHEEDTLDPVPLAEVLEIVALALQAEAGCPVTFSRTTATVDSGIYQVVVEYSEEAVGRLALELARQLIDAARNDAPFDLQAALVQLRDLDEDVRLGPSTGSIVQAAVERGIPYRRLTEGSLVMFGWGSKQRRIQAAEIDATGAIAETIARDKELTKRLLDAAGVPVPLGRTAVDPDDAWAVAREIGLPVVVKPKDGNRGKGVTVNIMTKEQITAAFHSASEFRDDILVERYLPGHDYRLLVIGDKLVAAARRDPPNVVGDGVHTVRQLVEQVNLDPRRGNGHSTSLTKIRFDDIALASLSKQGLQADSVPEKGRRVILRNNANLSTGGSATDVTDDVHPEVAARAIAAAHMVGLDICGVDLVCDSVLKPIEDQHGGIVEVNAAPGLRMHLSPSFGKSRDIGSAIVDMMFKDGDDGRIPVVAVTGTNGKTTTVRLIAHLLTASGLRTGMTNTDGVYIEGRRIDSGDCSGPRSARNVLLHPDVDAAVFETARGGGLLREGLAFDRCQVAVVTNIGAGDHLGLNYITTLEDLAVLKRVIVQNVVEGGMAVLNAADPIVAEMADYTRGDVTFFAQDGGLPLIAMHRAQGRRVVFVDNGFLVCARGRQETRIALAEVPITRGGVIGFQVENVMASVAAAWAVGLDWDKIRLGLKTFVGESDNAPGRFNVFDYRGATLIADYGHNPDAIAALVSAVENMPAKRRLVVISGAGDRRDQDITQQTEILGKSFDDVLLYQDQCQRGRPDGEVVALLRQGLTGATRTTHIEEINGEFVAIDRALARLNAGDLCLILIDQVDDALAHIARRVAEA; via the coding sequence ATGGAAGTATCTCGCGTAAGGGCCCTGCGCGGCCCTAACCTCTGGAGCCACCACACCTCGGTCGAGGCCATCGTCGCCTGCACCCCGGACGAGGAATCGATTGCCGCCCTGCCCGGCTTCGAGACGCGCCTGCGTTCGCGCTTTCCCCAGCTCGGCGACCTGCAGCCGCAGGGCCATGAAGAGGACACCCTCGACCCGGTGCCGCTGGCGGAAGTACTGGAAATCGTCGCCCTGGCCCTGCAGGCCGAAGCCGGCTGCCCCGTCACCTTCAGCCGCACCACCGCCACCGTCGACAGCGGCATCTACCAGGTCGTGGTCGAATACAGCGAGGAAGCAGTCGGGCGCCTGGCGCTCGAACTGGCCCGGCAACTCATCGACGCCGCGCGCAACGATGCGCCTTTCGACCTGCAGGCCGCGCTGGTCCAGTTGCGCGACCTCGACGAAGACGTGCGCCTCGGCCCGTCCACCGGTTCGATCGTGCAGGCCGCCGTCGAGCGCGGCATTCCCTACCGCCGCCTGACCGAAGGCAGCCTCGTGATGTTCGGCTGGGGCAGCAAGCAGCGCCGCATCCAGGCCGCCGAGATCGACGCCACCGGCGCGATTGCCGAAACCATCGCCCGGGACAAGGAATTGACCAAGCGCCTGCTGGACGCCGCCGGCGTGCCCGTGCCGCTGGGCCGTACCGCCGTCGACCCCGACGACGCCTGGGCCGTGGCCCGGGAGATCGGCCTGCCGGTCGTGGTCAAGCCGAAGGACGGCAACCGGGGCAAGGGCGTCACCGTCAACATCATGACGAAAGAGCAGATCACGGCCGCCTTCCATTCGGCGTCCGAGTTCCGCGACGATATCCTGGTCGAACGCTACCTGCCGGGCCACGACTACCGCCTGCTCGTCATCGGCGACAAGCTGGTGGCCGCCGCGCGCCGCGATCCGCCGAACGTGGTGGGCGACGGGGTGCACACGGTGCGCCAGCTGGTCGAACAGGTGAACCTGGACCCGCGCCGCGGCAACGGCCACTCGACCTCGCTGACCAAGATCCGCTTCGACGACATCGCCCTGGCCAGCTTGAGCAAACAGGGCCTGCAGGCCGACTCCGTGCCCGAGAAGGGCCGCCGCGTCATCCTGCGCAACAACGCCAACCTGTCGACCGGCGGCTCGGCCACCGACGTCACCGACGACGTCCATCCGGAAGTGGCGGCGCGCGCAATCGCTGCGGCGCACATGGTGGGCCTGGACATCTGCGGCGTCGACCTCGTCTGCGACAGCGTCCTGAAACCCATCGAGGACCAGCACGGCGGCATCGTCGAAGTGAACGCCGCGCCGGGCCTGCGCATGCACCTGTCGCCTTCGTTCGGCAAGAGCCGCGACATCGGCTCGGCCATCGTCGACATGATGTTCAAGGACGGCGACGACGGCCGTATCCCGGTAGTCGCCGTCACCGGCACCAACGGCAAGACGACCACGGTGCGCCTGATCGCCCACCTGTTGACGGCTTCCGGCCTGCGCACCGGCATGACCAACACCGATGGCGTCTACATCGAAGGCCGCCGCATCGACAGCGGCGACTGCAGCGGCCCGCGCAGCGCGCGCAACGTGCTGCTGCACCCGGACGTGGACGCGGCCGTGTTCGAGACCGCGCGCGGCGGCGGCCTGCTGCGCGAAGGCCTGGCCTTCGACCGCTGCCAGGTGGCGGTGGTGACCAATATCGGCGCCGGCGACCACCTCGGCCTGAACTACATCACCACGCTGGAAGACCTGGCGGTGCTGAAGCGCGTGATTGTCCAGAACGTCGTCGAAGGCGGCATGGCGGTGCTGAACGCGGCCGATCCGATCGTTGCCGAAATGGCGGATTACACCCGGGGCGACGTCACTTTCTTCGCCCAGGATGGCGGCCTGCCGCTCATCGCCATGCACCGTGCCCAGGGCCGGCGCGTGGTCTTCGTCGACAATGGCTTCCTGGTCTGCGCCCGGGGCAGGCAGGAGACGAGGATCGCCCTGGCGGAAGTGCCGATCACCCGCGGCGGCGTGATCGGGTTCCAGGTCGAGAACGTGATGGCCTCGGTGGCCGCGGCCTGGGCCGTCGGCCTGGACTGGGACAAGATCCGCCTCGGCCTCAAAACCTTCGTCGGCGAAAGCGACAACGCGCCCGGCCGCTTCAATGTGTTCGATTATCGGGGCGCCACCCTGATTGCCGACTACGGCCACAATCCGGACGCGATCGCGGCCCTGGTGTCGGCGGTGGAGAACATGCCTGCCAAGCGCCGTCTGGTCGTGATCAGCGGCGCCGGCGACCGCCGTGACCAGGACATCACCCAGCAGACCGAGATCCTCGGCAAGTCCTTCGATGACGTGCTGCTCTACCAGGACCAGTGCCAGCGCGGCCGCCCGGACGGCGAAGTCGTCGCCCTGCTGCGCCAGGGTCTGACCGGCGCCACCCGCACCACCCACATCGAAGAGATCAACGGAGAATTCGTCGCGATCGACCGCGCGCTCGCGCGCTTGAACGCGGGCGACCTGTGCCTGATCCTGATCGACCAGGTGGACGACGCATTGGCGCATATCGCCAGGCGGGTCGCGGAAGCATGA
- a CDS encoding VOC family protein has translation MLDHMTFRVTDIGRTKAFYSAALAPLGYSLHAEGNYGMNVLGFARPDALEPDGKKTDVWFVDGPSPYGGPAATTGCHLAWRAASRAQVDAFYEAAIAAGGKDNGAPGLRPDYHPHYYGAFVIDPEGNNIEAVCHQPR, from the coding sequence ATGCTCGACCACATGACGTTTCGCGTGACCGATATCGGCCGCACCAAGGCCTTTTACAGCGCGGCGCTCGCGCCACTGGGCTACAGCCTGCATGCCGAGGGCAACTACGGCATGAACGTACTGGGCTTTGCGCGTCCCGACGCGCTTGAGCCCGACGGCAAGAAGACCGATGTCTGGTTTGTCGATGGCCCCTCGCCCTACGGTGGTCCCGCGGCCACGACCGGCTGCCACCTGGCCTGGCGTGCCGCCAGCCGCGCGCAGGTCGATGCCTTCTACGAGGCGGCCATTGCTGCCGGCGGCAAGGACAACGGCGCACCCGGCCTGCGCCCGGACTACCACCCTCATTACTACGGCGCCTTCGTGATCGACCCGGAGGGCAACAATATCGAAGCGGTGTGCCACCAGCCGCGATAG
- a CDS encoding hybrid sensor histidine kinase/response regulator, with the protein MRRDGKRVYCSGVTTPLRNGEFHGYVKIARDATARESEVQNAVALKDEFLSVMSHELRHPLNMININVELLARMPEIRKSPVFTRAASTIRNAVISQAKIIDDLMDMSRVRTGKLSLAMAPAALGPMLQGIAEVQRADPSTRDVSIDVVNDADDAYVLADMVRIEQVMMNLLSNAVKFTPAGGRIEVRIGRDDGHARVDVVDNGQGIAPTFLPHVFDMYGQSTSVTTRSKGGLGIGLALVREIVALHGGRVEAYSEGVGKGSRFSFWLPLLDGRAIPQDESTGDIHDTMAGLRILAVDDMEEMLMVFKSLLEMGGATVFEATGAREALEILEHEPVDLLISDISMPEMDGYELLRRVREDPKLAALPAIAVSGMQRDIDIAQARSAGFSAHLGKPVSIDGLHAIIHELLPRRVAGAGQD; encoded by the coding sequence ATGCGCAGGGACGGCAAGCGCGTCTACTGCAGCGGCGTGACGACACCGCTGCGCAATGGCGAATTCCATGGCTACGTGAAGATCGCGCGCGACGCCACGGCGCGCGAGTCGGAAGTGCAGAACGCGGTCGCCCTCAAGGACGAGTTCCTGTCGGTGATGTCGCACGAGCTGCGCCATCCGCTGAACATGATCAACATCAACGTCGAACTGCTGGCGCGCATGCCGGAGATCCGCAAGTCCCCGGTCTTCACGCGCGCCGCCAGCACGATCCGCAACGCGGTGATCAGCCAGGCGAAAATCATCGACGACCTGATGGACATGTCGCGGGTACGCACCGGCAAGCTGTCGCTGGCGATGGCCCCGGCGGCGCTGGGCCCGATGCTGCAGGGCATCGCCGAGGTCCAGCGTGCCGACCCGTCCACGCGCGACGTCAGCATCGACGTCGTCAACGATGCCGACGATGCCTATGTGCTGGCCGACATGGTGCGCATCGAACAGGTGATGATGAACCTGCTGAGCAACGCGGTGAAATTCACGCCGGCCGGCGGGCGCATCGAAGTGCGCATCGGGCGCGACGACGGGCACGCCCGCGTCGACGTGGTCGACAACGGCCAGGGCATCGCACCGACTTTCCTGCCGCACGTGTTCGACATGTATGGCCAGAGCACCTCGGTGACGACGCGCTCGAAGGGCGGCCTGGGTATCGGCCTGGCGCTGGTGCGCGAGATCGTGGCGCTGCACGGCGGACGGGTCGAGGCCTACTCCGAAGGCGTGGGCAAAGGTTCCCGTTTCAGCTTCTGGCTACCGCTGCTCGACGGCCGCGCGATTCCCCAGGACGAGTCCACAGGCGACATCCATGACACCATGGCCGGGCTGCGCATCCTGGCCGTCGACGACATGGAAGAGATGCTGATGGTCTTCAAGTCCCTGCTCGAGATGGGCGGCGCGACCGTGTTCGAAGCCACCGGCGCGCGCGAGGCGCTCGAGATTCTCGAACACGAACCGGTCGATCTCCTGATCTCGGATATCTCGATGCCGGAAATGGATGGCTACGAATTGCTGCGCCGCGTGCGCGAGGATCCGAAACTAGCGGCACTGCCGGCGATCGCCGTCAGCGGCATGCAGCGCGACATCGATATCGCCCAGGCGCGCAGTGCCGGCTTTTCGGCCCACCTCGGCAAACCGGTGTCGATCGACGGCTTGCACGCGATCATCCATGAACTGCTGCCGCGGCGCGTGGCCGGCGCCGGGCAGGACTGA